The nucleotide window aaccaattaaaatgaaatactCTTCTTGCACTCAGCAACACAGTCCTAGGACTAACTTTTTATCTTACTTACTTGGTGATCCTACTACTATCACTATTATTGCTTCAGGATTAAGAACATGCTCCTTGCAAGTCTTTAGAGGTAGATAGAATAATGTTCTCCCATGGCCACAAGAGGGAGCCTCAAAGCCCTTAGAATCTAAGGCTTAGATGGTGGCTACAGTTGTCCACTGGtgccagaaaagaaaattctattctAAATTGGATGTTGATTATCTTCCAACAAAGAAGAATGTCCTAAACCCAATGAAAAGCATGCAAATGAATAGGGAGAAATATCAGTTCCTCCATATCAGGTTCCTCCAGAGCCCTTGCTTTGCCTCCTGCCATCTTCCATGTGAATCTGTAAGCaaattgccatttttttttcacatgtatTTGCCTAGAAGACATGTGCACAGGTGGGTCTGGAAAATCAAGACACTCTGCTATTTGCATCCTCATGGCAGGGTCCTCAGGGGAAACTGTATCCTGTGTAGCActttggtttgacaaaaatactCATTTCACCTGTGAAGCAGCATCTGAAGACCTGAGCATTTGGAGCATGGTCTGTGCGGAAAAAAGGAGAGGTAAAACCCAAACATTTCACACCCTGGAGAAAATATAAAGCTTGCTCTTGGCAGGATCTTGGATTTAGAGCTGAGAAGGATATTGGAGACTATCAAGTTTAACTcctcaaccccctcattttactaatgaagaaacaGGCATAGAAAGTTTAAATGAATAGTTTGGGATCACATAGGTACTAAGTAGAGGAATcagggcttgaactcaggtctttctgactccaagcttggctaTCTGTTCGCTGTGCCAACCCTaccatatctttttttcttcttcttctatttccagGTCAGGAGAGGGTGAGCTAAAGAAGCAGTTCCCAAGTTAGACAAGTACCTCTTCTCTTTGTTCCTTACAGTGCTGGATGAATGACCAATTCATTCTGTTGGGGCTTATCCACCAAGTGAAGAAACAACATGGCCCCTCTGGCCCTAGCCATCACAGTGTCCTATGAAGCCAAGTGGGtatatttcttcctctccatCCTGGAGCTGGCAATCGGGATCCTTAGCAATGGTTTCATTGTGTTGGTGAATGTCTGGGATCTAGTAAGGAGGCACCGGCTGTCCAAATTTGACTCTGTGCTGCTATGCCTTGGCACCTCTCGGATCTTCCTACAGATTTTGCTTTTTATGGATGCTGTTCACCTCACCCATTTTCAAGTGATGAGGGACCCACTGAGCATCAAGTACAAAACCATCCTCTTATTTTGGATGCTTGTCAACCAAACCAGCCTCTGGCTTGCCACCTGGCTTAGCATTCTCTACTGTGCCAAGATTGCCCGAGTCTCTCATGCCTTTCTAATATGGCTTAAAGGCTGGCTCCTCATGGCCATCCCCCAGCTGTTACTAGGTTCCATGACTTTCCCTTGGGTCAGCGTCATTCCTTGTATGTGGAAACATTTCAGTTTATCCTCATCCAACTCTACAGTTTCATTCTCTGGGAACATCACAGAGAATAGCATAAAGGAGAGAttcacttttttctatttctttcttctttgcaatTTGGGCAACATCTTTCCCTTCCTGCTCTTCCTGGCATCTTCTACCATCCTTATCATCTCCCTGGGAAGACACATGAAGACAATGACAGCTCAGAAGACTGGCTCTGGAGACCCCAGCCTGGAGGCTCACATCATTGCCCTCAGGtccttgatttctttcctttttctctatgtAATAGGATTTGTAGCTTCCCTAGCTGCAGTGCCCTTCACCTTACTTATTTCCAGCAAGATTGGGGTGATGGTATGTGTGGGGATAATGATCACTTCTCCCTCAGTACACTCGATCATTCTGATTCTCAGCAACAACAAGCTGAAAAGAGTTCTCAAAAGCATTTTGTACTGGCTTCGGTACTTTCTAAAGGCATGTGTAGTATAATGGAGAAGGCTCTGGTCCAGATTTTGAGAGACCTGAATAGGTGATTCCTACACCGAGACTTACCATTTGATCATGGGAAAGGATCATGGGCTAAGCCTCATCTAGTTCCCtggtcatttaatccaatatcAGAGTGAGGGAGATATATTAGGTCAAATTCacatgttaattaattaatatgttaCCAAAAGAAGGATTGTTTAGTCATAGCAAAGAAAGGGTACTCAACAAAGATATAGCACTTTGTTTTGGTAGATGTCTTGCCTCACATCCCTTAGCCCCCAAACCCTATTTTTAAACAGAAAACCACCTGGTCAGTGAGGCAGAGTAAGTATGTTTACTATCTGATTTCACTCCAGCTTTGCTTTCTTATGCCCTTAGGTTAGACAGAAAGATCAATTAGGCAGATAaatcatgagagagagagagagagagagagagagagagagagagagacagagagagagacagagagagagacagagagacagagagacagagagacagagagacagagagacagagacagacagagagagagagagaaggagagagagacaagagagagaaggagagagagagatgagagagagagagagagaaagaaagaaagagatgagagagagaaggagagagagagacaagagagagaaggagaaagagagagagacaagagagagagaaggagagagagagagaaagagagagagagacagacagagagagagagagagagaNNNNNNNNNNNNNNNNNNNNNNNNNNNNNNNNNNNNNNNNNNNNNNNNNNNNNNNNNNNNNNNNNNNNNNNNNNNNNNNNNNNNNNNNNNNNNNNNNNNNNNNNNNNNNNNNNNNNNNNNNNNNNNNNNNNNNNNNNNNNNNNNNNNNNNNNNNNNNNNNNNNNNNNNNNNNNNNNNNNNNNNNNNNNNNNNNNNNNNNNNNNNNNNNNNNNNNNNNNNNNNNNNNNNNNNNNNNNNNNNNNNNNNNNNNNNNNNNNNNNNNNNNNNNNNNNNNNNNNNNNNNNNNNNNNNNNNNNNNNNNNNNNNNNNNNNNNNNNNNNNNNNNNNNNNNNNNNNNNNNNNNNNNNNNNNNNNNNNNNNNNNNNNNNNNNNNNNNNNNNNNNNNNNNNNNNNNNNaggagaaagagagagagacaagagagagagaaggagagagagagagatggagaaagagagagagacaagagagagaaggagagagagagacaagagagagaaggagagagagagacaagagagagaaggagagagagagacaagagagagaaggagaaagagagatgagacagagagagagagagagagagagagagaacatttattaagtaatcgctatgttccaggcactatgttaaatgctAACAATATTAATGCAATTCttttccctcaaagaacttacaaccTAATGGAGAAAGGCAATGCATAAAAAGGAACTATGAAGGAAGAGGTACATTATCTAAGTGGTCTGCTAAGGAGATGGGTAGGGAGTGATATGGCAGTCTGTTTTATGACAAGATGAGCCCTGGGGGCAGAGTCCAAAGTTTCAATGGGGGTAGATGAAGCTCAAAGAAGGAGCATAGGAATCAATGTGAAGCTATGACTTGGAGGTAGTGAGGAGGCTTGGTTCTAGACAAGATAAAGAGAAAGCTCATCATGTCAACATGGCCCAAGGTCTCCAGAAAGCTGCATTAACCACTTTGCCCCTTCTTAGAGATGATTTCCTTGCTTTTTAGGGAAAGAATTAGGCTAGCATACATGGCAAGATAATGAGTAGCCCTAGTAGAATCTGATTTTATTATGAGAAGTTTCATTTCTATGTTTGTTTCTCCTGATTAACACAAATAGAATCTTCTCCCCTTATCTGACAAACATTCCAGGATGCCTCCAAGGcagaattcaataaaaaaatttgtatacacatttattaaacacctaatcTTTGTGAAATACTGTATTAGGTACTAGgaatataaagaccaaaaaataaaaacaaaaaaaccagtcTGCACTTTCATTCTAATACATAGTGGtaagaaaactaaatttgaagtcagagtaTTTGAGTACAAATACTAGATCTGCCAGTACTAGTTTCATGACCTCAGGTAAGATAATAACTCCTCTGTATTTCATCTCCATAgtgaaagaatttattaaattgcTTTTTATGTCCCTTGTGTATCCAAATTATAATCCTATGAACAGATAAGCAACTACCAGATAATATGAGGAAGGAGAAACTAGGGGGATCAGGAAGGATTTGGAGTAAGGAGGTGAAGGAAGATAGATTTTCTAGCAATGGCATAAAGAAAGCTCCATGGGCAATTTAAGCAGGTTAAAAAATAACACCTGTACCCTGTATTTGCTtctaagagttgaaaaaaatagAGCAATGGATAATATTATGACATTTCCAGTTCAAGCTAGAGTCTTCTTATAACATCATAACTATGGGCCAAATCATGTCTTTTGacatataataagaaaaaaatgaatgtcataCAGCCTATAAAAGAAGGGTAAGCCATTGTAACTATTTAAGCTACATTCGAAAATATCTGATTCGGTAGCAACTGCACAATCTTTCCCAAATGTCATTATACTTTAGTAGAATCATAATGCCCCAAGTTTCCAGTTTGATAGAAGAGAAAGACTATACATAAGTGCGTGCACGCGAACAcacacaaatgaatgaatgaatgaaaaaaaatgaacaaataatgaaacaaaagcaGAAACGTTCTTAAGCGTCATGTTTAAATACGTACATGCAATTTATGGCTCAGGTTCTCCCAGTTTTAGGTGAGCACATACTAAATCTGATCTCGAGGGATGACACAGGAAGTCTGAGGATTCCACCAGACAACATCCATCAAAGTGGCATTGGCTGACTGCCTGCAAGGGGAGCTTCTTCATTACAGAAAATAGCCACAAACCAACAAGAAGATTGCTCAAGGCTGTTTTACTGCCAGACATTTATGAGCAATCGTTAGAATGGTGTTAAACTGAGGTGAAACGTAAACATTCTAACTGGTAGTCTCACAGACTGTTTTATGTTCTGATGAGGTTTAAATATCTGTATCCCAGCATATTGTAACAGATTATAGCTTAAGTTACTGAATCTTGTTAGAAATATGTTCGGGTCAAATGAGTTCATGTCAGTGTACTGTTTTGCATTCCTTTTTTGTGTAGGAATAAATTACTTTTCCTTACCTGATTCATATTATATACTAAGTACCTTTTTATCATCCTTTCTGGGGAGGCCCAAGATATAAGTCATAATCTAATTTATTGTAATTAAGTGTATGGGTTAGTAGGGCTTCAGCCAAAAAGGGTGAGCACTCCTCTGATTAGACGCAGGCTTTCCCGGGACTAAATATGAATCAAACAATTGCATGGGATTCAGAATAGCACAGAGCAAGGAGAAGTGGCAGTATGCTAGCCCCCGGGGGAGTAATTCCTCAAAATTAGTTCTGCAAACATTTAGCGCAAACTAGGTGCCTAAGAGTTGAGGACATACAGAATAAATGAGCTAGTAGGGAAGGATTTGTAAAAAAAACAGGAAACGgggaagcagagagacagagagagagagagagagagagagagagagagagagagagagagagagagacagagacagagacaaagacagagacagagatagagagagagctCTAGACATTAGGATGTTTTCTCATAGAATCAAGAGATCTGTTCTGTAGTCCTGGGATTTGTAGATTTTGTAGACCTAtggctctcttttctttcccttactcTGATTCCTCTTGTGTCTACTTCAGTTCCCCTCTCATACTTCTTTTCCTGCAATATCAAGAGACATGCACATTGTCAGCGAGTTAGCTCACAAAGattgttttaatataataaagGGAGCTTTCCATACAAAGACTGTCCTTATGAGAGTAGTGTCATTATTTTGGCAGAGTATAGTTTAAATCAAGAAtcaagctgctaacagtcatctTCAGTAGTACTTTCTGGCTCATACTTACTTTCAATTCCTGAGTTTTTCCAGTCATTGAGAAATCAAAAACTTATCCATCTGAGCCTCAGATATaatttaagtatttaatataagtataatataatacaaGGAATATGTATACATACGTAAGTGTGTGtataggtgtgtgtgtatatatatatatatatatatatacatatatatatgtatatatataccagGAAAAAAGGGATTTGTAGCCACTTACATCTCAACTGTCTTTGATTCTTCCCCTTCGTTTCTCTAAATGgattctcatttcccttttctggtaAAAGCAGCCCAAGACAAAtgccatagaatcatagaaattcattaaaatttgaGGTGATTTGAAAGATCATAGAGGCCAGAGGAAGTAGAACCAAGATAACAGATGATCAAGAAATACAGCCAGCTCCTCTTACCCTGCCCTCCCAACAAACCTCCTCCAAGCAtattgagaaaaagaacatgaCTTAATCTTAATctggaaattaaagaaaaaatcacagTGAGTTATTTTTCCAGCCCATGTCAGCATGGGGTTTCCAGCACAAACAGGAATGAGGATCCTGGGGACAGAGTCTGGGAGAAGCATGCCTTGCAGGGCATTCAGAGCAAGGGAGAAGCTATGTACTGGGCAAGAAGGGATCCCACATCCAGTATAGAGGGACCCAAACTTGAGTAGGGTGCAGGAATAGAAGctaatagaagaaatagaagctaGGTCTGCCACTCATTACCAAGTTTTGGGCCAGAAATCCATGGTGAACCAAAAAAGGGGCCTGAGCCCCTCTAGTGTGGGGAACAAATATGGGTCCAGGCTTTGTACTGGGCAAGttgaaaagaaaactataatacTAAGGCCCAGACTCCAGGAGCAAAGTAGGGTCTCAATTCTTACTTTCAGACAAGTATAAAGCCTGAAGAAGAACAACCAGGACAGGAATCCCCGACTAAATGGAAGAGTGCTGTTCTGTCATTTGGAACCAGCAGAACTGTCCAGTTGGCAAATAGTGACTGAGTCCAAAAGTAGTTTattaaaattccaaatggggtaaGCCCACAGGCCATAAGTTCCAAACCCATGTCAGGAACTTGTAAAGCACCAGACTTTACGCTAGATTGGACTACATTGGGAAGACTGAAAACTTACAAATCCCAAGTCTGAGATGTACCTGAGATTTTGGAATCATACCATACCATATCAATACCTTAAAGAAAGTAACAGAACAACCCTAGATATTCCCTTTTGAAGTATACAAAACCTGGCCCTAGCaaagtctgaagtcagaaagtaaTCAAGAAGAATAGGCAAatttcaaaacaataataatctcatcataaaaactcaaaaaacataaaaacctcaaatcaaaacaactctgagatatcatttcacatctagcagattggccaaaatgaaaaaagggtaaaatggcaaatgttggaagggatgtgggaaaaatgGTGATATTACTACACTATTAGTGGAACTTTCGAACTGGTCTAGCCAttttgagagcaatttggaattatacttagagagttataaaactgtatatacccttagaTCTaacaataccactgctaggtctgttTCCTCAAAAGATCAgggacaaaggggaaaaaaccctacagattccaaaatacttatagcagctctgtttgtggtaacaaagaactagaaatggagAGGATGACAATCACCTGGGGAATGGTTAagaaaattgtggcatatgatcatgatggaatgCTACTGAGTCATAAGAAAAGATTAAGAGctttattttggaaaaacatggaaagacctacctgaaatcacaagagtgaaatgagcagaaccaagaggacattatatacaacaacatttttgaagaatgatttgttaatgtcctcctccagagaaagactgataaatggaaataagtaagatatagttttatatatgtatatatgcacatatacatatatattttgtcaaatgacaCTTTCTCAATGGGGATGAGAAGAGAGTTAACTTGTtattttaatgcaacaaacaaATACATCTTTAACTTCTTTAAGAAAAGCATCATGAAAAACATGAAATGAGCACAAATTCaaccagaatttttttaaaatttttttaaaaaaattttatttaatttattcatttataacatttctccatggttataggatttatgttctatccctcccctcctctcacctcctcccatagcccacacacaattccactgggttttacatgtgtcattgatcaagatcaatttccatattgttgatatttgcattagggtgctcattttgagtcaatatccctaattatatccccatccacccatgtgatcaggcagttgtttttcttctgtgtttctacttccacagttcttcctctgaatgtgaataatgttcttcctcataattccctcagagttgtcctggatcattgcattgttgctagtagagaagtccattacattcaattttaccacagtgtatggGTCTCTGTGTCAACtagaatttctgaaaaaaaataaagcaagaagaaGGTTGaggtttaattatttttaaagaattaagaattttaataaatgaatttaataaatgaaatgaaatttaataaatgaaatgagactACTAGAAGGAAACGATAGAGAAAAAATTAGAGCTAtggaaggaaaattggaaaaggaactaATAGCTTGGTATAAAAGGTACAAAACTCTGCCCAAGTAACAAACTCCACGACAATTAGAATGTACCAAATAGAAGATGAATACTccaagagacaaaaagaaataataaaagagtcaaaagactaaagaaatggaagaaaatgtaaaacagatgaaaatgtagctttaaaaaattatctgaaaacagatcaaggaaacataatttttgagaattattagacAGCCTAAAACCTTGACAAAAAAAGCTTAAATATTATGTTTCAGTTTATGCAAACTAGTAGTAACTCACtcttgaaccttactttcatttGCACTGGTTATAAAAGGAAAGCACACAAACACAGAgttgggaacagaaatgcatttCTCTTAACAGAGAAGtcggaggggaaagggggaagataTAAGGGATCATTAGAAGAATAGTATATCAGGCTATGGGGCTTAGATCTAAGTAAAATATACTCCTCAGGCACAAACatatttattgatcttttgtgatggaaaagaattggaaattgatgggatgttcatcaattgggaaataattgaACAATTTATAGCATGTAAAATGTGATGGAACTATTGTTGTGTATGAAATGAGGAAGGGATTAGTTTTAAAGAAATCTTGTaggacttatgtgaactgatattgagtgaaatgagcagatccaggagaataatttaaacagcaataataaagttctttgaaagacttaggaatttGGATCAGTTCAATGACCAAATCATGGTTCCAGAGAACTCATTATGGAACATGTTGCCCATCTCCTGATTGGTGAAGGACTCAGAATGgagaatgagaatttttttcctttgggcaTACTGGATGAAAAATGGTTTTGATTGACTATAAGTATTTGTGacaaggttttatttttctttctcatttgggagtggggaaaaaagaagaaaaggcaggttTTGGCttattgaaaaagaataaaatttaatttaaaaaatatcacatGTGCCTGTCtccttattttattattgctatttgttCTTGTTACtaacattattaattatatatttaacaatTAATTACATTATCTtaatgttgttattaaaaataattgtcagcctttatatatctttttagggtttgcaaaatgcttttacaTATCTTactttatttgatctttacaacaatcctgtgataTTGtgcttcattttctccattttacaaatgaggaaactaaggttaagAGGGGATAACTGGCTTGTACAGGGTTAATACAGCTACTGCTTAAGGAGGATTTGGatacttcctgactccaactttaGCACTtcatccactctaccacctaactgtcttaaatgaggaaactgagaggaatGAGGTCATTTTTCCTCACTGACTCAATTAATCCTCGCGATTTctcatttcaaaaaaaatttttgtcttCCATATCTTCACTTCTGTACTTTCCCTCTTCCACCTCTAAACTACCAGACTTCATCAAATGTCACTGCATAATCACTCCAAACATCAGCTAAAAGGTAGCATATTTAAAACATACATGCCtctatgtatgtgtttgtatgtacaTGTGTAGAAATatatggatggaaggatggatgggtgAATTACGTGtaaaataagtgtgtgtgtgtgtataaatatagatGAAATATAGATAATCAGATACTCAAGCCCTGGATGACGAGTTATTTTTATTCACATGAATCTAAGGAAATTAGTCTTTCCTGTCTCATGTGGGCAAAAGTTTTCAAACAACAGTGAATATGCCTGGATTTCTTTCAAAGCAGTCAGGGTAAGGTTGCAATAGGATGATGAAAGTATGGGGAGCCCTTTCCTCCTCTATCTGGTGAGTTCTTCCTTCCAGTTGCCTgccagagtttaaaaaaataaaacccttttgCCTCCTCCCCCTGGCTGGCCTCCCCCTTTCTTTCCACCCTCAAAAGCCAGAAGGGGAAGCGGTGGAAGAAGCAAACAATGTTGCCAAGATCAAGAGAAGGTCTCAGAGGAAACAACCTAACTTAGAGGAAGACCAGAGGTCTGGAATCACCCAGAAACCCAAGCCCACCTGGGAGGAGGGGGTCTTTTCTGAGCACAGTCCAGCCAGGC belongs to Gracilinanus agilis isolate LMUSP501 chromosome 5, AgileGrace, whole genome shotgun sequence and includes:
- the TAS2R38 gene encoding taste receptor type 2 member 38, yielding MAPLALAITVSYEAKWVYFFLSILELAIGILSNGFIVLVNVWDLVRRHRLSKFDSVLLCLGTSRIFLQILLFMDAVHLTHFQVMRDPLSIKYKTILLFWMLVNQTSLWLATWLSILYCAKIARVSHAFLIWLKGWLLMAIPQLLLGSMTFPWVSVIPCMWKHFSLSSSNSTVSFSGNITENSIKERFTFFYFFLLCNLGNIFPFLLFLASSTILIISLGRHMKTMTAQKTGSGDPSLEAHIIALRSLISFLFLYVIGFVASLAAVPFTLLISSKIGVMVCVGIMITSPSVHSIILILSNNKLKRVLKSILYWLRYFLKACVV